The following are from one region of the Candidatus Hydrogenedentota bacterium genome:
- a CDS encoding RtcB family protein produces the protein MKSREILELGVPRALLKEAQLAVRAAIAGGIKKRALPEFIKAILESPESHRNDPQGGALACGLIQYRESNRFEARDEPAPWRQWGDDLEPQSVQQLRNACALPVAVRGALMPDAHLGYGLPIGGVLGTRNAVIPYAVGVDIACRVKLSVLDMPVDSLDTKQEQLKNVLLRETQFGIGAKFDKRREHDVMDRDWSVTVITERNKDKAWSQLGTSGGGNHFVEYGIFSIGDDTLGIPAGKYLAILSHSGSRGTGASVCDEYSKRAKARRPELPGELKNLAWLDLDTDDGQEYWAAMNLMGEYAAANHACIHRHLVSALGAQVLLDVENHHNFAWKEVHDGEELIVHRKGATPAGKGVLGIIPGSMATPAYVVRGLGHPESLNSAAHGAGRVMSRTQAAKTLKWKDAHAFLAERGVTLLSAGIDEVPAVYKDIQSVMRAQADLVEPVAQFQPKLVRMAKDGPAED, from the coding sequence ATGAAATCACGTGAAATTCTGGAACTCGGGGTACCGAGAGCCCTGTTGAAAGAGGCGCAGCTTGCGGTGCGTGCCGCGATTGCCGGCGGCATCAAGAAGCGAGCATTGCCAGAGTTTATCAAAGCGATCCTGGAAAGCCCGGAAAGCCACCGCAACGATCCGCAGGGCGGCGCGCTGGCCTGTGGCCTGATCCAGTACCGGGAGTCGAACCGCTTCGAAGCGCGGGATGAGCCCGCGCCGTGGCGTCAATGGGGCGATGATCTGGAACCGCAGTCGGTGCAGCAGTTGCGGAATGCCTGCGCGCTGCCCGTGGCGGTGCGCGGCGCGCTCATGCCGGATGCCCATCTGGGTTACGGGCTGCCCATCGGCGGCGTGCTGGGTACACGGAACGCCGTCATTCCCTATGCCGTGGGCGTGGATATTGCCTGCCGCGTGAAGCTGAGCGTGCTGGACATGCCCGTGGACAGCCTGGATACAAAGCAGGAACAATTGAAAAACGTCCTCCTCCGCGAGACGCAATTCGGGATCGGCGCCAAGTTCGATAAACGCCGGGAACACGATGTGATGGACCGCGACTGGTCCGTAACCGTTATAACAGAACGCAACAAGGACAAGGCCTGGTCCCAGTTGGGTACCAGCGGTGGAGGCAACCATTTCGTCGAGTACGGCATCTTTAGTATCGGTGACGACACGCTCGGGATCCCGGCGGGCAAATATCTCGCCATCCTGAGCCACAGTGGAAGCCGGGGTACGGGCGCATCCGTCTGCGACGAATACAGCAAGCGGGCCAAAGCACGGCGTCCTGAATTACCGGGCGAACTGAAGAACCTCGCGTGGCTGGACCTGGACACGGACGACGGCCAGGAGTACTGGGCGGCGATGAATCTGATGGGCGAATACGCCGCCGCAAACCACGCGTGCATCCACCGGCACCTGGTGTCGGCGCTGGGCGCACAAGTGTTGCTGGATGTGGAGAATCACCATAACTTTGCCTGGAAAGAAGTACACGATGGCGAGGAGCTTATTGTTCACCGCAAGGGTGCGACGCCCGCGGGTAAGGGCGTGCTGGGCATCATCCCGGGCTCCATGGCTACGCCCGCCTACGTGGTGCGCGGTCTTGGTCATCCGGAGTCGCTTAACAGTGCGGCCCATGGTGCGGGTCGCGTAATGAGTCGGACCCAGGCAGCCAAGACGCTGAAATGGAAAGACGCCCACGCCTTTCTCGCCGAGCGGGGCGTGACCCTGCTCTCGGCGGGAATTGATGAGGTCCCCGCAGTGTATAAGGACATCCAAAGCGTAATGCGCGCCCAGGCGGATCTGGTGGAGCCGGTGGCGCAGTTTCAGCCCAAACTGGTGCGCATGGCCAAGGATGGTCCTGCGGAAGACTGA